The nucleotide sequence CGGATCAGGTTCTTGTAGTCCCACTGGATGTCTCTCGCCTCGGCCAGCCAGCGCCCAAGTTTCCCAGCATCCACCTGATCGACAGCCGTGTACCGCGCTTCAGCGGCCTTGAAGCTCCCTTCCTTCGTCAGTCCCGTCTCCTTGAAGGACTGCCCGCTCCAGAAGAGCAGGCGCACGCAACTCTTGAGCGTGCTATAGCCGACAATGGGATTCCCATCGAGGAACCACACCGGATGGGCGTGCCAGATCTTGTTCTCCGCCTCTGGCAGGTGGCGATCGATCTGCTCCGCCAGCAGTCGACAGATCGCCCGGTCGCCTGGCGATTGCGCCTCGTTGTACTTCTTGGTCTCCGCGTGCACGTCCCCCTCCTTCCATGGTCACGTCCAGTCCCGCCGGTGGTGGCCTTCCCCCTCGACCCGGCCGTTGGCCGCCGCCGGCAGATTCACCACCACGTCGTCGACGAGCGTCTGGGCTGTGGCGTGCCGGGATGCTACCACCTGATGGCTTGATGCCCGTGGGGCTGACGCCGGCGGGCAGGGAATCGGGGTCCTGACCGTGGCGAGCAGGACCCGATCGACCGGGTCGCGATGCCGGGGGGCCGGCGGCTGGCGAAGGCCCACGACGGAGGTCACCGGCGGCTCGAAGAACATCGGCCCGGGTTGAACTTCGCGCGAGGCCGGCACGTCTGCTCCGGTGAAGGACCACCGAAATGCACGGGGTCTTCGGTGACGCGCGGTATGCGGTGAGGACGCTCCGGAGGAGTCCAGCGTTCACCGCCACCGCCATCGCCTGCCTGGGCCTCGCCATCGGCGCGAACGCCGCCCTCTTCAGCATCTTCAACGCGCTGCTCTGGAAGCCGCTCCCGGCCAGGGATCCAGAAGCCCTGGTGCGCCTGTTCACGAAGCTCCCCGCCGAAGGGCGTTTGTACCGCGGCTTCTCCCTGCCGGAATACGAGGAGTACGCCCTCCAGACGGACGTGCTCGCCGGTCTCTCGGCGACCCGCGGGTTCCAGGCCGCGTTCCGCGCGTCCGGCATCGACGCCGTGCGCGTCTTCGGCGAGGCGGTGAGCGACGGGTACTTCGAGATGCTCGGCGTGTCGCCGCGCCTCGGACGAGGGCTGTCGGCTGGCGACGGCGGTCGGCCGACTCGCTCGGCGGAGGTCGTCGTGAGCGATCGGTTCTGGAGGCAGCGGCTCCAGGCCAGTCCCGCCGTGGTCGGGCAGACCGTGTGGCTGTCGGACGTGGCGTACACCGTCGTGGGCGTGGCTCCGCCCGGGTTCGGGGGCACCTATCCCTCGCCCATCTTCGCGGCGGATCTCTGGCTGCCGCTCGGCAGCGCCGGCCCGATCGACGGCACGACCGAACGCGCGCTCCGGGACCGGTCCCGCCGATCCCTTGGCCTGATCGGGCGCCTGCGACCTGGCGTCGGCATCGAGCAGGCGCGCGCGGCCCTCGAGACGGTCGCCGCGCGGCTCGATGGCGTGTGGCCGGAGTCGAACGCCGGCGTCACCGTGCTGGTATTCAAGGAACTCGACACGCGCCCGGAGGTCTACTCGTCGCGCGCCGTCAATCGAGCGGCGGTCCTCTTCCTCGGGTTGACCAGCCTGGTCCTCATCGTCGCGTGCGCGAACCTCGCGAACCTGATCCTGGCGCGGGCCTCCGGACGTCGCAAGGAGATGGCGGTGCGTGCGGCGCTCGGCGCCAGCCGGGCGCAGCTCGCGGCCCAACTCGCAACCGAGTCGCTCGTGCTGTCGCTCGCGGCCGGCCTCGTCGGGCTGCTCGTGGCCTACCTCGCCTCCGCCGTCGTCTCTGCGGCCCGGCTCCCGACCGATCTGCCCATCGTGCTCGAGGTCGTGCCCGACGCCAGGGTCGTGGGGTGCACGCTGTTCCTTTCTCTCGTGGCCGCGCTGGCGCTGAGTGTGGTGCCGGCTCTCCGAACGGCGCGGTCCGACCTGGTCTCCGCGCTCGAGAACGACGAGATCGGCTGGGCCCGGCGCGGCCAGTTCGGGATGAACACGGTGCTGCTGGTCGTTCAGGTCGCCGTCTCGCTCGTGCTCGTGGTCGCCGCCACCCTGCTCTGGCGCAGCATCGCCGGCACGAACGCGATCGACCCAGGGATGCAGCTCTCCAGGCGAACGCTCGTGTCGTTCAGCCCGTCGCTGCTCGGCTACGACGCGTCACGAGCGGAGGGGTTCTACCGCCTCCTGATGGCACGCGTTCGGGCGTTGCCTGAGGTCGACGGCGCGGGACTCGTCGGGTGGGTGCCGCTCGGATTCTCGTTCGACGAAGGCTCGTTTCTCGTTCGGGGCCACGAGGCGCGGGACGCGAGCGACGCCACGGCCGCCCTCGTGAACGCCGTGGACCCCGGCGCGCTCGACGCGCTCGGCACGCGGTTGCGGCGCGGCCGCCAGTTCACCATCCGTGACACCGCCGAGAGCCAGCCGGTGGCGATCGTCAACGAGACGCTGGCCCGGCGCGCGTGGCCTGGTGACGATCCACTCGGACGCCAACTGCGCGAGGATCGCCCCGACGCGCCGTGGCTCACGGTGGTCGGCGTCGTCGCCGACGGCAAGTACCGCACGTTGACCGAGCCCGCGCGGCCGCTCGTCCTTCGGCCTCTTCTCCAGCGCCCGTCCGAGTCGCTGACGCTCGTGGCGGTCGCCGCGGGCGACATGGGCGGTGCGCTTGGCGCGATTCGGCGCGAGGTTCACGCCATCGACCCCGGCATGCCGCTGCTCGACGTCAAGACGCTGGAACAGCAGATGGCGAAGGTCCGATTCGTACCGCAGGCGCTTGCCAGCCTGGCGGGCCCGGCTGCGGCGCTGGCCGTGCTGATTGCCGGCATCGGGCTCTATGGCGTGCTCGCGTATTCGGTGAGCCGACGGACTCGAGAGTTCGGCATCCGTTGCGCCGTCGGCGCGCAGGCGCGCGATGTCATCGCCCAGGTCCTGAGACAGGGCGTCTCGGTCGTCGGCGTCGGCCTGGGGCTGGGTGCAGTGGCCGCGTTCGGCATCTCGCGCCTCATGCGTCACCTGCTGGTGGGGGTCTCCTCGACCGACCCGATGGCGTTCCTCTTCGCCATCACCTTGCTGCTCGGCGTCGGCGTGCTCGCCGCGTATCTGCCCGCTCGCCGTGCCGGCCAGGTCGAACCGATGATCGCCCTTCGCCAGGACTGAGGCGTATTGACCTTTCGCGGCAAGCCCTCGGAACAACCCGGTTGCTCCGCCCCGGCAGGCAGGAGGTGACCGAGGCGCCCCTGCGAGGAGGCCTGGGTCGAGAACGTCATTCGGATCTCAGCGCGACGATAGCGCCCCGCAACCGTCCGGGGTCGGCTTGCCCGGTGAGGACAGCGGACCCGGCTTCCATCAGGGCTCGGCCTCCTACCCGAACTTCCTCGATTGACCGCAGAGCAGCCGTTCCGTCCAGGAGGTGGCGGCCTATCGGGCAGACGACTTCGACATCGTCACAGGTCGTGCCGACGGCCGACGGGGCGACGGCTCGGGAAAGAAGCGGAGGCCGTCTGCGTGTTCGGACGGCCCCCAGCCCCAAGTCCCGAGCCCCAGTCCGGCTCCTAGAACCGCACCCCTACCGAGAAGCTGAACTCGCGCGGGGCCTGGTAGCTGCCCGTGCCGGTCGGCTGTCCGTAGATCGGCCCAAGGTCGTAGTGCACGCCTTGAACCGGGGTCGTCGTCCACGGGTTGAACGTCTGGTAGGGGAAGGCGTTCGGGTTGTTCGTGGTCGTGTAGATGGTCTCGTTGCCGCTCATGACGCCGGCGTTGTTGAACAGGTTGAGGACCACGCCGCGGAAGAACAGCTCGGTCCGGCCGAGCGCCTTGACGGGCATGTTCCAGTTCAGGGAAAGGTCCGTGCGCCAGTTCGTGTCGTAGCGCTGGTCGCCTCGGGGGCCGAAGAAGTAGGTCACCGTCGAGGGCACCGACTGGTAGCCAGGGTTGGTGACGAACGGCCGGACGTCGATGGTGCCGTCGGCGCTCGAGGCGTCCGATGTGTCGACCCGCTGCACCACGCCGACGTTCCACCGCCCGAACCGCTCGCCGAAGGGCAACTGGCACTGGAACCATGCGCGCACCTTGTGGCGCTGGTCGTTGAGGTAGCCGGTCGGGTAGTTCCACTCGCCGCGGTACTCCGGCTGGTCGTTGCCGCTGAAGCGGACCGGGCCGCTGCCGGTGTCCTCGCCCTCGAAGTTCCCCCGCAGCCACGACAGCGTGTAGTTGCCGCCCACCTGCCAGTCGCGCCCGAAGCGGTAGCTGGTCTGGAAGTTGAGCCCCTTGTACGTGCGGTTCGCCAGGTCGGTGTTGTTGACGATCGTGAGGTCGTACACCCGGCCGGTGGGATCGGTGACCTTGCCGGTGCTCAAGTCGCGGTAGTCGCCGTAGAAGTCCGCGAACTCGCGATAGAGGTAGTCCACGCGCGCGGTGCCGCGGTTGCCGATCTGCCGCGTGAGCCCGATCATGTACTCGTTGGAGTTCGGCGCCTTGAGCCC is from Acidobacteriota bacterium and encodes:
- a CDS encoding DUF1801 domain-containing protein — protein: MHAETKKYNEAQSPGDRAICRLLAEQIDRHLPEAENKIWHAHPVWFLDGNPIVGYSTLKSCVRLLFWSGQSFKETGLTKEGSFKAAEARYTAVDQVDAGKLGRWLAEARDIQWDYKNLIRRKGRLERLK
- a CDS encoding ABC transporter permease; the protein is MHGVFGDARYAVRTLRRSPAFTATAIACLGLAIGANAALFSIFNALLWKPLPARDPEALVRLFTKLPAEGRLYRGFSLPEYEEYALQTDVLAGLSATRGFQAAFRASGIDAVRVFGEAVSDGYFEMLGVSPRLGRGLSAGDGGRPTRSAEVVVSDRFWRQRLQASPAVVGQTVWLSDVAYTVVGVAPPGFGGTYPSPIFAADLWLPLGSAGPIDGTTERALRDRSRRSLGLIGRLRPGVGIEQARAALETVAARLDGVWPESNAGVTVLVFKELDTRPEVYSSRAVNRAAVLFLGLTSLVLIVACANLANLILARASGRRKEMAVRAALGASRAQLAAQLATESLVLSLAAGLVGLLVAYLASAVVSAARLPTDLPIVLEVVPDARVVGCTLFLSLVAALALSVVPALRTARSDLVSALENDEIGWARRGQFGMNTVLLVVQVAVSLVLVVAATLLWRSIAGTNAIDPGMQLSRRTLVSFSPSLLGYDASRAEGFYRLLMARVRALPEVDGAGLVGWVPLGFSFDEGSFLVRGHEARDASDATAALVNAVDPGALDALGTRLRRGRQFTIRDTAESQPVAIVNETLARRAWPGDDPLGRQLREDRPDAPWLTVVGVVADGKYRTLTEPARPLVLRPLLQRPSESLTLVAVAAGDMGGALGAIRREVHAIDPGMPLLDVKTLEQQMAKVRFVPQALASLAGPAAALAVLIAGIGLYGVLAYSVSRRTREFGIRCAVGAQARDVIAQVLRQGVSVVGVGLGLGAVAAFGISRLMRHLLVGVSSTDPMAFLFAITLLLGVGVLAAYLPARRAGQVEPMIALRQD